A region of Caldicoprobacter guelmensis DNA encodes the following proteins:
- a CDS encoding response regulator transcription factor, whose protein sequence is MNAQQRIMVVDDDPNICQLIRLYLEKEGYHVEQYLDGISSIEAFKNNPPNLVILDIMLPGMDGWEVCKEIRKISDIPIIMLTAKGETFDKVLGLELGADDYIVKPFDPKELVARVKAVLRRSRASGIREKVVSYPNLTIDIGNYTVEYHGKTMELPPKELELLYFLASHPNKVFTREQLLDRVWGYDFYGDTRTVDVHIKRLREKFDNPTDVWHIKTVWGVGYKFEVK, encoded by the coding sequence ATGAATGCACAACAAAGGATTATGGTGGTGGATGATGACCCCAATATATGTCAGCTTATAAGGTTGTACCTTGAAAAAGAAGGATATCATGTAGAACAGTATCTTGACGGGATATCCAGCATTGAGGCGTTTAAAAATAACCCGCCCAATCTGGTAATATTGGACATAATGCTTCCGGGAATGGATGGCTGGGAGGTATGTAAGGAAATACGCAAGATAAGCGATATACCCATAATAATGCTTACAGCAAAGGGTGAGACTTTTGATAAAGTGTTGGGGTTGGAGCTAGGTGCTGATGACTATATAGTAAAACCGTTTGACCCCAAAGAATTGGTTGCTAGGGTAAAGGCTGTTTTACGTAGGTCAAGGGCATCGGGTATAAGAGAAAAGGTGGTGTCTTATCCAAATTTGACCATTGATATTGGTAACTACACTGTAGAGTACCACGGTAAAACTATGGAACTTCCTCCCAAGGAATTAGAACTCCTATATTTTCTGGCTTCGCACCCCAATAAGGTGTTTACAAGGGAACAGCTGCTGGATCGCGTATGGGGATATGATTTTTATGGCGATACCCGTACCGTAGACGTGCATATAAAGCGCCTTAGAGAAAAATTTGATAACCCTACCGATGTATGGCACATAAAGACGGTCTGGGGTGTAGGGTACAAGTTTGAGGTGAAATAG
- a CDS encoding methyl-accepting chemotaxis protein, with translation MANISTTVKFSRLNSISNKLIAAFLMMIIPISILGYYSKDKAEKAIQQTAAHSTIQTMEQMAQYFSLVLSSVEEISMQIFTNKDIQDFFLIKDDQLNTYEFLQMRQKIQSTLGNYTMNNKFIDSIIILIDERRSITAGKVSFSSLNFEDIKNAEWYKAAIEENGKIIWRGSHPELDTSATTKTEYCMSGIRAIKHLSSGNIIGVLVIDVKYVSIMDILKNAKLGSRGEIHLIGPDGHTLSSETGEQINEEESVTTHKITEHDFYQDIISSEEPAGYKEVDHHGQKWLMIYNRIGKTGYTLVGLIPNSVLLAATYGIARTTILLMAFACIFALIVGLYMSNSMGRTIVRIINAAEKVAMGDLTVNPVSKRKDELGVLTRSINSMISNMRQLIQQTAALAQKVVDSSNTVASTSQQLSASSHEIAKAVQEIAQGAAEQASDAEQGVQKMEMLAAKINSVSENAKEINHLSKETLNLTQQGLNAVEQLEQKAQQTTAITHEILADIDNLNQHSQAIGKIIKVIDNIADQTNLLALNAAIEAARAGEMGRGFAVVANEIRKLAEQSMAATREITTIIKNTQQQTAQTVKRAKNAEEIVKSQNEAVVATISAFKQIAASAETLAGRVEQIIHEVIEMENDKNQAVLAMQNISAVSQETAASSQEVTASTEEQLSGVEQLASYAEELNYAAQELMQAISKFKIEQN, from the coding sequence GTGGCAAACATATCGACTACTGTAAAATTTTCTCGTTTAAACAGCATAAGCAATAAACTGATAGCAGCGTTTCTCATGATGATTATCCCCATCTCCATCCTGGGTTATTACTCTAAAGACAAAGCGGAAAAGGCTATACAGCAGACAGCAGCCCATTCCACCATTCAAACCATGGAACAGATGGCACAGTATTTCAGCCTTGTTTTATCAAGCGTTGAGGAAATATCCATGCAAATATTTACCAACAAGGATATCCAAGACTTTTTTTTAATCAAAGATGACCAATTAAATACATATGAATTTCTTCAAATGAGACAAAAAATTCAATCTACATTGGGCAACTATACCATGAACAATAAATTTATCGATAGCATAATCATTTTAATCGATGAACGGCGCAGCATAACTGCTGGAAAAGTTTCTTTTTCCAGTTTAAATTTTGAAGACATAAAAAATGCAGAGTGGTATAAAGCCGCTATCGAAGAGAATGGTAAAATCATATGGCGAGGCAGTCATCCAGAATTGGACACCAGCGCTACCACCAAAACCGAATACTGTATGTCAGGCATTCGAGCTATAAAACACCTATCCAGCGGAAACATCATTGGAGTATTAGTAATAGACGTGAAATACGTGTCCATTATGGACATATTGAAGAATGCAAAACTGGGCTCAAGAGGTGAAATTCACTTAATTGGGCCCGACGGCCATACCTTAAGCTCAGAAACCGGTGAACAGATAAATGAAGAAGAATCGGTAACCACTCACAAAATTACAGAGCACGACTTTTATCAGGATATAATCTCTTCGGAAGAACCTGCTGGCTACAAAGAAGTTGACCATCACGGCCAAAAATGGCTGATGATCTATAACAGGATTGGAAAAACGGGATATACCTTGGTTGGCCTTATACCCAATTCGGTGCTTCTGGCCGCTACTTATGGAATTGCAAGAACCACTATTTTATTAATGGCGTTTGCCTGTATATTTGCACTGATAGTCGGCCTATATATGTCCAACAGTATGGGCCGTACCATAGTGAGAATCATTAACGCTGCCGAAAAAGTTGCCATGGGCGACCTAACGGTAAATCCCGTATCCAAGCGCAAGGACGAACTTGGCGTCCTTACAAGAAGCATTAACTCCATGATATCTAACATGCGTCAGCTCATACAGCAGACTGCTGCTCTCGCACAGAAAGTGGTAGATTCTTCAAATACAGTAGCCTCAACCTCACAACAGCTTTCGGCATCTTCCCATGAGATTGCTAAAGCGGTTCAAGAAATCGCTCAAGGTGCAGCTGAACAAGCATCAGATGCAGAACAAGGCGTACAAAAAATGGAAATGTTGGCCGCTAAAATCAACAGCGTCTCTGAGAATGCAAAGGAAATAAATCATCTATCGAAAGAAACGCTAAATCTAACTCAGCAAGGGCTTAATGCCGTAGAACAGCTAGAGCAAAAAGCCCAGCAAACCACCGCTATAACCCATGAAATATTGGCAGACATAGACAACCTCAACCAGCACTCGCAGGCCATAGGAAAAATAATTAAAGTAATTGACAACATAGCTGACCAGACCAACTTACTCGCTTTGAATGCGGCAATAGAGGCTGCGCGGGCCGGAGAAATGGGCAGAGGGTTCGCTGTAGTGGCCAATGAAATAAGGAAACTTGCTGAGCAGTCAATGGCTGCCACACGAGAGATCACAACTATTATCAAAAACACGCAACAACAGACTGCCCAGACCGTCAAACGAGCTAAAAATGCCGAAGAAATTGTAAAATCACAAAATGAAGCCGTAGTTGCTACTATATCGGCTTTCAAACAGATAGCGGCATCGGCTGAAACGTTAGCTGGCCGAGTTGAGCAAATAATACATGAAGTCATCGAAATGGAAAATGACAAGAATCAGGCAGTATTAGCAATGCAGAACATATCGGCTGTATCCCAAGAAACGGCAGCTTCATCTCAGGAGGTAACAGCCTCCACGGAAGAGCAATTATCAGGAGTAGAGCAATTGGCT